One Rosa chinensis cultivar Old Blush chromosome 5, RchiOBHm-V2, whole genome shotgun sequence genomic region harbors:
- the LOC112167351 gene encoding oxysterol-binding protein-related protein 3C: MSIPNKDEKNSKGFFAAMSSGLSVFGSAMHRSVGGMLGYEGVEVINPEGGKEDAEEEAQRGRWKQEERDSYWKMMQKYIGSDITSMVTLPVYIFEPMTMLQKMAELMEYSHLLDRADECEDPYMRLVYTTSWAISVYYAYQRTWKPFNPILGETYEMVNHCGITFVAEQVSHHPPMSAAHGENEHFTYDVTSKLKTKFLGNSLDVYPVGRTRVTLKRDGVVLDLVPPPTKVNNLIFGRTWVDSPGEMIMTNLTTGDKAVLCFQPCGWFGAGRYEVDGYVYNSAEEPKILMTGKWNESMNYQPCDMEGEPLPGTELKEVWHIANVPENDKFQYTYFAHKINSFNTAPKKLLASDSRLRPDRYALENGDLSKAGAEKSRLEERQRAEKREREAKEQKFTPRWFDLTEEVTPTPWGDLEVYQYNSKYTQHRAAIDSSDSVDGVDVKSIDFNPWQYGNVSAE, encoded by the exons ATGAGTATCCCAAACAAGGATGAGAAGAACAGCAAGGGCTTCTTCGCCGCCATGAGTTCCGGCCTCTCCGTCTTCGGCAGCGCCATGCACCGATCCGTTGGCGG GATGCTTGGTTATGAAGGGGTGGAAGTTATAAATCCAGAGGGAGGCAAAGAAGACGCAGAGGAGGAAGCTCAACGAGGAAGATGGAAACAGGAG GAACGAGACAGTTACTGGAAGATGATGCAAAAGTATATAGGTTCAGATATAACATCAATGGTGACTCTTCCTGTATATATTTTTGAGCCAATGACAATGCTGCAGAAAATGGCAGAG CTGATGGAATATTCACACTTGTTGGATCGTGCTGATGAATGTGAGGATCCTTATATGCGGTTGGTGTACACCA CTTCATGGGCTATATCTGTCTACTACGCCTACCAGCGAACATGGAAACCATTTAATCCTATACTTGGGGAGACTTATGAGATGGTTAATCACTGTGGGATTACATTCGTTGCAGAGCAG GTCAGTCATCATCCACCAATGAGTGCTGCTCATGGTGAAAATGAGCATTTCACTTATGATGTGACGTCAAAGCTGAAAACTAAATTTTTAGGGAACTCTCTTGATGTTTACCCTGTTGGAAG AACCCGAGTGACTCTTAAAAGAGATGGTGTAGTCTTAGATTTAGTGccacctcccacaaaggtaaacaACTTGATATTCGGACGGACTTGGGTTGATTCACCTGGAGAGATGATCATGACAAATCTGACAACTGGGGACAAAGCTGTGCTATGTTTCCAGCCTTGTGGCTGGTTTGG AGCTGGTCGTTATGAAGTGGATGGATATGTTTATAATTCTGCTGAGGAACCTAAGATATTGATGACTGGGaaatggaatgaatccatgAATTATCAACCTTGTGATATGGAAGGGGAACCCCTTCCAGGAACAGAATTAAAAGAG GTTTGGCATATTGCCAATGTTCCGGAGAATGACAAATTTCAGTACACATACTTTGCACATAAAATAAATAGCTTTAACACTGCTCCTAAAAAGTTGTTGGCATCGGACTCGCGTTTGCGCCCTGATAGATATGCACTTGAGAATGGCGATCTATCCAAAGCAGGTGCAGAGAAGAGCAg ATTGGAGGAGAGGCAGAGAGCTGAAAAGAGAGAACGAGAAGCAAAGGAACAAAAGTTTACACCAAGATGGTTCGACTTAACTGAGGAGGTTACACCTACACCGTGGGGTGACTTGGAAGTCTATCAGTATAACAGTAAATACACTCAACACCGTGCTGCAATTGATAGCTCTGACTCTGTTGATGGGGTTGATGTGAAATCAATTGACTTCAACCCATGGCAGTATGGCAATGTGTCCGCAGAATGA